A single window of Micrococcaceae bacterium Sec5.1 DNA harbors:
- a CDS encoding DNA topoisomerase IV subunit A produces MARSQTPARKGEPLGDFTENIVDIDVTSEMEGSFLEYAYSVIYSRALPDARDGLKPVQRRILYMMADMGLRPDRGHVKSARVVGEVMGKLHPHGDAAIYDAMVRMAQDFSLRLPLIDGHGNFGSLDDGPAAPRYTEARLAAAALTMTDHLDEDVVDFVPNYDNQLTQPDVLPAAFPNLLVNGTTGIAVGMATNMAPHNLVEVIAAARHLIANPDATLGDIMKYVPGPDLPTGGRIVGLDGIRDAYATGRGSFKTRAKVEVEQLSARRTGLVVTELPYMVGPEKVIEKIKDAVNAKKLTGISDVVDLTDRNHGLRLVIELKNGFNPNAVLQQLYRYSPMEDSFGINNVTLVDGQPQTLGLLELLQVYVDHRLNVVRRRTAFRLGKKKDRLHLVEGLLIAIVDIDEVIQIIRSSDEASAARERLMSIYDLTEIQANYILELRLRQLTKYSRLELEKEQDELRREIEALEAILASDELLRDLVSGELAEIATKYGTPRRTVLLESEAVSPTVAAALAAAVPGPKGKAAALPLEIPDDPCWALLSVSGQIARTTNQEPLAEAGPRAKHDVFRSVVKTTARGEIGAVTSLGRMLRLQVMDMPALPPVGGLPNLAGGVPAKDFITLLKGETLVAFVPLDAILAIGTVQGVVKRVQPEYPLNREDWEIISLKDKDTVLAVEPAQEDDVELVFVTKQAQLLRFSASNVRPQGRTAGGMAGIKLADDDEVIHFGTVRADDPAAVVVTIAGTNGALPGTAPGTAKVTAFDEYPSKGRATGGVRVHRFLKGEDTLLLAWAGHGPAKASSAAGVARALPHEHGRRDGSGVPLSQPVEAIGPSMAWNAMAVSTE; encoded by the coding sequence ATGGCCCGCAGCCAAACTCCCGCACGCAAAGGCGAGCCTCTCGGCGATTTCACCGAGAACATCGTCGATATCGACGTCACTTCCGAGATGGAGGGCTCCTTCCTGGAGTACGCCTACTCGGTGATCTATTCCCGAGCCCTTCCTGACGCACGTGATGGCCTCAAACCGGTTCAGCGCCGCATCCTCTACATGATGGCGGACATGGGCTTGCGCCCGGACCGGGGCCACGTCAAGAGTGCGCGCGTCGTGGGCGAAGTCATGGGAAAGCTCCACCCCCATGGCGATGCCGCCATCTATGACGCCATGGTGCGCATGGCACAAGACTTCTCCCTCCGCCTGCCGTTGATCGATGGTCACGGCAACTTTGGATCGCTCGACGACGGTCCGGCAGCCCCGCGTTACACGGAGGCACGCCTGGCCGCGGCTGCGCTGACCATGACGGACCACCTCGACGAAGACGTCGTGGATTTCGTCCCCAACTACGACAACCAGTTGACCCAACCGGACGTCCTCCCGGCAGCGTTTCCCAACCTGTTGGTTAACGGAACTACGGGCATTGCCGTCGGCATGGCAACCAACATGGCTCCGCACAACCTTGTTGAGGTCATTGCGGCCGCACGTCATTTGATCGCTAATCCGGATGCGACGCTGGGCGACATCATGAAGTACGTCCCGGGTCCGGACCTTCCCACCGGTGGCCGCATCGTGGGCCTGGACGGTATCCGCGATGCCTATGCCACGGGCCGCGGTTCCTTCAAGACGCGCGCCAAGGTGGAAGTGGAGCAGTTGTCTGCCCGCCGTACCGGCCTGGTGGTGACCGAGCTGCCTTACATGGTTGGCCCTGAAAAGGTCATCGAAAAGATCAAGGACGCCGTCAACGCCAAGAAGTTGACCGGCATCAGCGATGTCGTGGACCTTACGGACCGCAACCATGGCCTGCGCCTGGTCATCGAGCTGAAGAACGGCTTCAACCCCAACGCCGTGCTTCAGCAGCTGTACCGCTATTCGCCCATGGAAGATTCCTTCGGCATCAACAACGTCACGTTGGTTGACGGCCAGCCGCAGACCCTTGGCCTGCTGGAGCTCCTGCAGGTTTACGTGGACCACCGTCTGAACGTGGTCCGGCGTAGGACGGCTTTCCGGTTGGGCAAGAAGAAGGACCGCCTGCACTTGGTGGAGGGCCTGCTGATCGCGATCGTCGATATCGACGAAGTCATCCAGATCATTCGCTCCTCTGATGAAGCTTCCGCAGCCCGTGAACGGCTGATGTCCATCTACGACCTCACCGAGATCCAGGCCAACTACATCCTGGAACTGCGCCTACGGCAGCTGACCAAGTACTCCCGCCTTGAATTGGAGAAGGAACAGGACGAGCTGCGCCGCGAGATCGAAGCCCTGGAAGCCATCCTTGCCTCCGACGAGCTGCTCCGTGACCTGGTTTCCGGTGAGCTGGCCGAAATCGCCACGAAGTACGGTACGCCCCGACGCACCGTACTCCTGGAGTCCGAGGCAGTTTCGCCCACGGTCGCCGCGGCCCTTGCGGCGGCGGTACCGGGGCCCAAGGGCAAGGCCGCAGCGCTCCCCCTCGAAATCCCGGACGACCCCTGCTGGGCCCTCCTCAGCGTGTCCGGGCAGATCGCACGGACAACCAACCAGGAACCGCTGGCCGAGGCTGGTCCGCGGGCGAAGCACGACGTCTTCCGTTCGGTGGTGAAGACCACGGCACGTGGCGAGATTGGCGCCGTCACTTCCCTGGGCCGCATGTTGCGCCTACAGGTCATGGACATGCCAGCCCTGCCCCCTGTCGGAGGCCTTCCAAATCTGGCCGGTGGAGTGCCGGCCAAGGATTTCATCACTCTTCTCAAGGGCGAGACACTGGTTGCGTTCGTTCCGTTGGACGCCATCCTTGCGATTGGAACCGTGCAGGGCGTGGTTAAGCGTGTTCAGCCGGAGTACCCGCTGAACCGTGAGGACTGGGAAATCATTTCGCTCAAGGACAAGGACACCGTTCTTGCCGTTGAACCCGCCCAGGAGGACGACGTCGAACTCGTCTTCGTGACCAAGCAAGCCCAATTGCTAAGGTTCAGTGCGTCAAACGTGCGTCCGCAAGGCCGGACCGCTGGTGGCATGGCAGGCATCAAGCTCGCTGACGACGACGAAGTCATCCACTTTGGCACCGTGCGCGCAGACGATCCCGCCGCCGTCGTTGTCACTATTGCCGGAACCAATGGCGCTCTGCCGGGCACTGCCCCGGGGACCGCGAAGGTGACTGCCTTCGACGAATACCCGTCCAAGGGGCGGGCCACCGGAGGCGTCCGCGTACACCGCTTCCTCAAGGGCGAGGACACCCTGCTCTTGGCGTGGGCCGGACACGGACCAGCGAAGGCGTCATCGGCCGCCGGAGTGGCCCGCGCACTTCCCCACGAGCACGGCCGCAGGGACGGGTCAGGTGTGCCGCTGTCACAGCCAGTCGAAGCGATCGGTCCGAGCATGGCCTGGAACGCAATGGCTGTGTCCACCGAGTAG
- a CDS encoding GNAT family N-acetyltransferase yields the protein MVDQPDVGIYPEYWEADVVLRDGGTAHIRPIRPEDADALQAFHAGQSQTSIYMRFFSFKPKLSGKEVRRFTEVDHVNRVAFVITIGGEIMGVGRYDRLEDPDEAEVAFNISDAHQGRGIGSILLEHLAAAARENGIRRFIAEVLPENRKMLMVFADAGYDLKRGFDDGVVSVEFNIDPTEKSRAVMESREHRAEARSVRDLLAPSSVAVIGASRKWGTVGYQLLEHIIEGGFEGPVYAVNPEAFELAGMISFARLSEIPGPVQLAIIAVPYEEVPKVVDDCAAAGVKGIVVATAGFADDGERGLARQHELVRRARANGMRVIGPESLGILNTHPAVSLNASMAPSMPPRGGLGLFSQSAAVGVAVYAAARRRRLGLSTFLSAGNRADVSGNDAMQYWEDDADTSAVGLYLESIGNPRKFSRLARRLSRSKPVIVAKSDVTGLRLPPGHEVRTTQAPAAAVDAMMRQAGVIRVGTIEQLMDIAQIVASQALPTGPGVAVYSNSVALAKVVADSAGPLGLDVNRMVTDVDLDAGMSLALPALRASLQASLADESVNAIVAALLPARGLTVEALAGVLAECAAEAGKPVVAVFTGILDPSIPVEGMVGNSDHQLLPSYSNAGAAVGALAAIVRYAQWLDRDQGLFIEPGACDVEGTKETLARMLTGVTGEKLRKLDAGAAAELLAGYGIAVVPTIGFATPEEAVEAAERLGWPVVLKTTDPALRHRLDLGGVRLDIEDAESLLHNIAQMKRALEPYGSPSLEVQAMAPVGQACTFRAIEDPLLGPVVSFGLAGDAVNLLDDWAHRVPPLSAADLHDLIRSPRASRKLFGYQGLPAVDVPALEDIAARLAKLKDDHPGIALVEFNPVLAGPTGATILGADVWIGNAARRTDSARRAMRG from the coding sequence ATGGTGGATCAGCCCGACGTCGGCATTTATCCGGAATATTGGGAGGCCGATGTCGTCCTGCGCGACGGCGGGACAGCCCACATCCGTCCCATCCGCCCCGAGGACGCAGACGCCCTGCAGGCCTTCCATGCCGGGCAATCGCAAACTTCCATCTACATGCGGTTTTTCTCCTTCAAGCCCAAACTGTCCGGAAAAGAAGTGCGGCGCTTCACTGAAGTGGACCATGTGAACCGGGTGGCATTCGTCATCACGATCGGTGGCGAAATCATGGGCGTGGGCCGCTACGACCGGCTGGAGGACCCCGACGAAGCCGAGGTGGCCTTCAACATTTCGGACGCCCATCAAGGCCGCGGCATCGGCTCGATCCTCCTGGAGCATCTCGCGGCGGCCGCCCGGGAGAACGGTATTCGTCGGTTCATTGCCGAGGTCCTGCCCGAGAACCGCAAGATGCTTATGGTCTTCGCTGATGCCGGCTATGACCTCAAGCGCGGGTTTGACGACGGCGTGGTGAGCGTCGAGTTCAATATCGACCCCACCGAGAAATCGCGGGCCGTCATGGAGTCCCGCGAGCACCGCGCAGAGGCCCGCAGCGTGCGCGACTTGCTGGCGCCGTCGTCGGTGGCTGTCATTGGTGCCAGCCGCAAGTGGGGGACCGTAGGCTACCAACTCCTGGAACACATTATTGAGGGTGGCTTTGAGGGCCCGGTCTATGCGGTCAACCCCGAGGCCTTCGAGCTCGCCGGCATGATCTCCTTTGCCCGCTTATCCGAGATCCCCGGGCCGGTGCAGTTGGCGATCATCGCCGTTCCCTACGAGGAAGTGCCCAAAGTAGTGGACGACTGCGCAGCAGCGGGCGTCAAGGGCATCGTGGTGGCAACCGCCGGATTTGCCGACGACGGCGAGAGGGGCCTTGCACGCCAACATGAGCTGGTCCGGCGCGCCCGGGCCAATGGCATGCGGGTGATTGGGCCCGAGTCCCTGGGGATCCTGAACACTCATCCGGCCGTATCCCTCAACGCTTCCATGGCTCCGAGCATGCCGCCCCGAGGGGGCCTTGGCCTCTTCAGCCAGTCAGCCGCCGTGGGTGTCGCCGTCTACGCCGCGGCGAGGCGGCGCCGGTTGGGCCTGTCCACATTTCTCTCTGCCGGGAACCGCGCGGATGTCTCGGGCAACGACGCCATGCAGTACTGGGAGGACGACGCCGATACTTCCGCTGTAGGGCTCTACCTCGAATCAATCGGGAATCCCCGTAAGTTTTCCCGGCTCGCCCGCAGGTTGTCCCGGAGCAAACCGGTGATCGTCGCAAAGTCCGACGTCACGGGCCTCCGCCTTCCGCCCGGACATGAAGTCCGGACCACGCAAGCGCCCGCCGCCGCAGTGGACGCAATGATGCGGCAGGCGGGCGTCATCAGGGTGGGAACCATCGAGCAATTGATGGACATCGCCCAGATCGTCGCCTCCCAGGCATTGCCCACCGGCCCCGGCGTTGCGGTCTACTCCAATTCCGTCGCCCTGGCGAAAGTCGTCGCTGACAGCGCCGGACCACTCGGGCTTGATGTGAACCGGATGGTAACGGATGTGGACCTCGACGCCGGCATGTCACTCGCCCTTCCAGCGCTCCGGGCGAGCCTGCAGGCAAGCCTCGCGGACGAATCTGTCAACGCCATCGTGGCCGCACTCCTGCCTGCACGCGGACTCACTGTAGAAGCGCTGGCCGGTGTCCTGGCCGAGTGTGCGGCGGAGGCCGGCAAGCCGGTAGTGGCAGTGTTCACCGGCATTCTGGACCCCTCCATCCCTGTGGAAGGCATGGTAGGCAACTCCGATCATCAGTTACTGCCCTCCTATTCCAATGCAGGTGCCGCAGTAGGCGCCCTGGCCGCGATCGTTCGCTACGCCCAATGGCTGGACCGCGACCAAGGTCTTTTCATCGAGCCCGGTGCCTGCGATGTGGAAGGGACCAAGGAAACCCTGGCCAGGATGCTTACCGGCGTGACGGGGGAAAAACTCCGCAAGCTCGACGCCGGTGCTGCCGCAGAATTACTCGCGGGCTACGGCATCGCCGTGGTGCCAACAATCGGCTTCGCAACACCGGAGGAAGCTGTTGAAGCAGCCGAACGCCTGGGCTGGCCAGTGGTTCTGAAGACCACTGATCCCGCCCTGAGGCACCGCCTGGACCTGGGCGGCGTCCGCCTGGACATTGAAGATGCAGAGTCCTTGCTGCACAACATCGCCCAGATGAAGCGGGCACTGGAACCTTACGGTTCGCCGTCCCTCGAAGTTCAGGCAATGGCCCCGGTAGGCCAGGCGTGCACCTTCCGGGCGATAGAGGATCCTTTGCTGGGGCCGGTGGTGTCTTTCGGCCTGGCAGGGGACGCAGTGAATCTGCTGGACGATTGGGCACACCGGGTCCCACCATTGTCTGCGGCAGACCTGCACGACCTCATCCGCTCGCCGCGGGCTTCCAGGAAACTGTTCGGCTACCAGGGCCTCCCAGCCGTGGACGTCCCTGCCCTCGAGGACATCGCCGCCAGGCTGGCCAAACTCAAGGATGACCACCCCGGAATTGCCCTGGTGGAATTCAACCCTGTGCTCGCGGGCCCCACCGGTGCAACGATTCTGGGTGCTGATGTGTGGATAGGTAACGCGGCCAGGCGCACCGATAGCGCTCGCAGGGCAATGCGCGGTTAA
- a CDS encoding DUF5998 family protein — translation MSTQSPTPQSRPSNAGLHSAHNHSLQGQSLDQALQQAGFYPRLVADVVDDALDGRDCLSHLVHLETHFDRAEVRRHITVLVLTEDMLVITHVDDQQLDEAGEQIVAQISTESVPVAQIRSVVLSYMYAQPQDYKPSDPVREMTVSIAWSGGQRLDMGPASCGDPQCEADHGYSGTIAQEDIVLRISAEADGLQAVQDAKVFARALRAVNTANPTPIPHTGIPAPRPRSGVFSNRLSRGHQR, via the coding sequence ATGAGCACCCAGTCTCCGACGCCTCAGTCCCGTCCGTCCAATGCCGGGCTCCACAGCGCCCATAACCACAGCTTGCAGGGACAGAGCCTGGACCAAGCGCTGCAACAGGCTGGTTTCTACCCCCGGCTGGTGGCCGACGTCGTGGATGACGCCTTGGATGGCCGCGATTGCCTGTCACACCTCGTGCACCTTGAAACACACTTTGATCGCGCCGAGGTTCGCCGCCACATCACAGTGCTGGTGCTCACGGAAGACATGCTGGTGATCACCCACGTTGATGATCAGCAGCTGGATGAAGCCGGGGAACAAATCGTCGCCCAGATTTCCACGGAGTCCGTGCCGGTTGCACAGATCCGTTCGGTGGTCCTTAGCTACATGTACGCCCAGCCGCAGGACTACAAGCCCTCGGATCCCGTGCGGGAAATGACAGTCTCCATCGCCTGGTCCGGTGGGCAGCGCCTGGACATGGGCCCGGCAAGCTGCGGTGACCCGCAGTGCGAAGCGGACCACGGCTACAGCGGAACCATCGCCCAAGAGGATATCGTCCTGCGCATCAGTGCCGAAGCGGACGGCCTCCAGGCAGTCCAGGATGCGAAGGTCTTCGCACGCGCCCTTCGTGCCGTGAACACGGCAAATCCCACACCCATCCCGCACACAGGAATCCCCGCGCCGCGCCCACGTTCGGGGGTCTTCAGCAACCGCTTGAGCCGCGGACACCAGCGTTGA
- a CDS encoding alkaline phosphatase family protein codes for MQPTSGTAPAPDLPSPPLFGSRSIAEVFTSAAASMGIPGFANQLHLPAAPRVCVVLADGLGRSLLKQKASHTPFLRSLLSSGQGNVPNWIDSAFPSTTAASLASLGTGLPAGQHGMVGYDVLDPSQDKVVNLLGNWDAHVDPALWQPHATVFERIGAEADVVTVSLPQFGNSPMTQAALRGSRFVGGTSLHARTAAAAEAMSGGGRSLMYFYVNELDKAGHRYGCQSDRWEHQLEELDSTVKRLSATLPAGTTIVLTGDHGMLDVPESQRIDYSADASLVAGVRHTAGEPRMVHLYLEPGLPDTHRELLISAWRARFGERIWAFTREQAIGAGLFGDVQPDVAPRIGDVMIAARDTLALYDTRRVRPASLEVVGQHGSMTKAEREVPFLCFPAAGKKGKRG; via the coding sequence ATGCAGCCGACATCCGGTACGGCGCCGGCCCCGGACCTCCCTTCGCCCCCGCTTTTTGGGAGCAGGTCGATCGCCGAAGTTTTTACCAGTGCTGCCGCCAGCATGGGCATCCCCGGATTTGCCAACCAGCTTCACCTGCCTGCTGCGCCGCGTGTCTGTGTGGTCCTCGCCGATGGCCTGGGCCGCAGCCTGCTCAAGCAAAAGGCTTCGCACACACCGTTCCTGCGTTCCCTCCTGTCCAGCGGACAGGGCAATGTCCCCAACTGGATTGATTCCGCTTTTCCCAGCACCACGGCAGCTTCCCTGGCCAGCCTGGGAACAGGGCTTCCCGCCGGGCAGCACGGCATGGTGGGCTATGACGTCCTGGATCCTTCCCAGGACAAAGTAGTGAACCTGCTGGGCAACTGGGACGCCCATGTGGACCCTGCGCTTTGGCAGCCGCACGCTACCGTCTTCGAACGCATAGGGGCCGAAGCCGACGTCGTTACTGTGAGCCTCCCGCAGTTCGGGAATTCGCCGATGACCCAGGCTGCCTTGCGGGGCAGCCGTTTCGTGGGCGGCACGAGCCTGCATGCGCGCACAGCCGCTGCAGCAGAGGCCATGTCCGGCGGTGGCCGTTCCCTGATGTACTTCTACGTCAATGAATTGGACAAAGCAGGTCACCGCTACGGCTGCCAGTCCGACCGCTGGGAACACCAACTTGAAGAGCTCGACTCCACTGTCAAAAGATTGTCCGCGACGCTGCCGGCGGGAACCACTATCGTGCTGACCGGGGATCACGGAATGCTGGACGTTCCCGAGTCCCAGCGCATTGACTACTCAGCTGATGCTTCACTCGTCGCCGGGGTCCGCCACACTGCAGGCGAGCCCCGCATGGTTCATCTTTACCTTGAGCCCGGCCTTCCGGACACGCACCGCGAGTTGCTCATCTCCGCCTGGCGGGCAAGGTTTGGCGAACGCATCTGGGCTTTCACCCGTGAACAGGCGATAGGCGCAGGGCTGTTCGGCGACGTCCAGCCGGACGTGGCGCCGCGCATTGGCGACGTCATGATTGCCGCACGGGATACCCTTGCCCTTTACGACACCCGCAGGGTCCGTCCGGCATCGTTGGAAGTAGTGGGCCAGCACGGCTCCATGACGAAGGCGGAACGCGAAGTGCCGTTCCTTTGCTTCCCGGCAGCCGGTAAAAAGGGCAAACGTGGCTGA
- a CDS encoding thymidine kinase: MAELVFFSGTMDCGKSTLALQMDYNHRARGRGGVRFSCNDRAGDSTISSRLGLKTDAVEVHADTDFWDEVVVRRTGGLRVDYLICDEAQFYSAAQVEQLARLVDEMDVDVFAFGITSDFRTTLFPGSQRLIELADKVQVLQVEALCWCGRRATQNARTVDGIMVVEGDQVMVGDVAPQTGGDAPGVNDQITPGEAGGHEPVVGYETLCRRHYMRRVTAHGANLMAGGDPTLPFDVDACLWPGAGSGSGSGLTRS; encoded by the coding sequence GTGGCTGAACTCGTCTTCTTCTCCGGCACCATGGACTGCGGCAAGTCCACACTGGCTTTGCAAATGGACTACAACCACCGTGCTCGGGGCAGGGGCGGGGTACGGTTCAGCTGCAACGACCGCGCAGGTGATTCGACGATTTCCAGCAGGTTGGGCCTGAAGACAGACGCCGTTGAAGTCCATGCGGACACGGACTTCTGGGATGAAGTGGTTGTACGCCGGACCGGTGGGCTCCGCGTGGACTACCTGATCTGCGATGAAGCCCAGTTCTACTCCGCCGCCCAGGTGGAGCAGTTGGCACGCCTGGTGGATGAGATGGACGTGGACGTCTTCGCGTTCGGGATCACCTCGGACTTTCGAACCACCCTGTTTCCCGGCTCTCAACGTCTGATCGAACTCGCCGACAAAGTACAGGTGCTCCAGGTCGAGGCACTGTGCTGGTGCGGGCGTCGCGCAACTCAAAATGCCCGAACGGTGGACGGCATCATGGTGGTGGAAGGGGACCAGGTCATGGTCGGCGATGTCGCACCCCAGACAGGCGGCGACGCCCCGGGCGTGAACGATCAAATTACCCCTGGAGAAGCTGGCGGCCATGAACCCGTGGTGGGCTACGAGACCCTGTGCCGACGCCATTACATGCGCCGCGTGACAGCCCACGGCGCCAACCTCATGGCTGGGGGAGACCCGACTCTTCCGTTCGACGTCGATGCCTGCCTATGGCCGGGAGCCGGTTCCGGCAGTGGCTCCGGCTTGACGCGTAGCTAG
- the sepH gene encoding septation protein SepH has translation MQDLRLVGVHDDGGHLLLSGPGGAMFQLPIDEALRAATSRTPAQVAARASNTPIAMSPRDIQSRIRSGATAAEVAELSGLPLANVQRYEGPVLAEREYVAQQARNIEVASPAPGHDIYRSAFGDNPATLGEMVAHRLSAHGIDSSTVEWDSWRRSDGSWTVVARFDAVPGTHGSIGEEPPAMWTFSPQRKSLQNANRWAQQLSELEPLDGPVPARRLAAVSDRPFDFETDAETAARASAKESDSLLEMLRSRRGQRLGVDEDGDDALAVLLSNVPAAHPRSGGEDQEPAEEPAGDHPEPQASPAAEPTRKDGRPSMLSRLSLAPRNHDADDDALKLHDGVSTETREITVVASPLRPVTSLTDRKPGAASAPEPKDADRIDSATNQMQRAGLDELLGGATSPQTQTDRAASRTETASQDKASLEAEDRNTHKDAEAPVERQPSRPKRSSIPSWDEIVFGARGD, from the coding sequence GCGGGCGTCAAACACCCCGATTGCCATGTCCCCCAGGGATATCCAGTCCAGAATCCGCAGCGGAGCCACGGCGGCCGAAGTGGCGGAGTTGTCCGGGCTGCCCCTTGCCAACGTGCAACGTTACGAGGGCCCTGTCCTTGCCGAGCGTGAGTACGTTGCGCAGCAGGCCAGAAACATTGAAGTAGCTTCCCCGGCCCCTGGCCATGACATCTACCGCTCTGCCTTTGGCGACAACCCAGCGACGCTCGGCGAAATGGTGGCCCACCGCCTGTCGGCGCACGGCATCGATTCTTCAACGGTTGAATGGGACTCCTGGCGCCGTTCCGATGGTTCCTGGACCGTCGTCGCGCGCTTTGATGCAGTTCCCGGTACGCACGGAAGCATCGGCGAGGAGCCACCGGCCATGTGGACGTTCAGTCCGCAGCGGAAATCCCTGCAGAACGCCAACCGCTGGGCTCAGCAGCTCAGTGAACTGGAGCCCTTGGACGGACCCGTTCCTGCACGCCGGCTTGCCGCCGTCTCGGATCGTCCTTTCGACTTCGAGACCGACGCCGAAACCGCGGCACGCGCGTCGGCGAAGGAATCCGACAGCCTCTTGGAAATGCTCCGCTCACGCCGTGGGCAGCGCCTGGGCGTGGACGAAGACGGCGATGACGCCTTGGCCGTCCTGCTCAGCAACGTTCCGGCCGCCCACCCGCGTTCTGGCGGGGAAGATCAGGAGCCGGCCGAGGAACCCGCCGGAGATCACCCAGAACCGCAAGCTTCCCCTGCGGCTGAGCCAACGCGGAAGGATGGGCGTCCGTCCATGCTGTCCCGGCTGAGCCTGGCGCCCCGGAACCATGACGCGGACGACGACGCGCTGAAACTCCATGACGGCGTCAGCACGGAGACGCGCGAAATCACCGTTGTGGCAAGCCCATTGCGGCCCGTTACTTCCTTAACCGACCGCAAGCCGGGGGCGGCCAGCGCTCCTGAGCCCAAAGATGCGGATCGAATCGATTCCGCGACCAACCAGATGCAACGGGCAGGGCTGGACGAACTGCTTGGCGGAGCCACATCCCCGCAAACACAGACTGATCGTGCTGCCTCCCGTACAGAGACAGCCTCACAGGACAAGGCATCCCTCGAGGCCGAGGACCGGAACACGCACAAGGATGCTGAGGCGCCCGTAGAGCGCCAGCCCTCGCGTCCGAAACGATCAAGTATCCCCAGCTGGGACGAGATCGTCTTCGGCGCCCGCGGCGACTAA